The genomic window ATCATCGTATTTTCTCCAGAATACTTAATGGCATTAGAAATGAGGTTGATGATACAATTTTTCAATAAATTATGGTCTAGAAAAACTTGCGCACTGGTTCCGGTATGCTCGTAAACAATTAACTGATTTTGCTTGCTAATTAACTGCAGCTCTTCTACAATTTCTTCTGCAAAAGCAATTACGTTAAACCAGCCTGCATTAGGTTCTACCTTACCAGCTTCCAGTTTTTCTAGCGATAGAAAATCATTTAAAATGGTCGTCAAGTTATTGATAGCATTTTTGATTTTCATGGTATGCTTTTCTACATTGGCAACATCACTTTTAGAACTGTATTTATCTATTAACGACGCAGACAACTGAATAGAGCTTAATGGTGTTCTAAACTCATGAGAAGCCATAGACACAAAATTGGTTTTTAACTGGTTAAGTTCTTTCTCTTTCTCAAACAAAGCGCTTACATGCTCTTTTGCCGTTTCTAGCTCGTTTATAGATTTGATAAGGTCTTGTGTACGCTCTTTAATTTTATATTCTAACTCTTCGGTATAGCTTTTAATTTTCAGCTCATCTTCTTTCTGCCTACTCAAATCATGAATAAAACCAGTAAAAATTCTTCTATCAGAAAACTTCACTTCGCTTACGCCCAATCTAAACGGAAAAGTAGAACCATCTTTACGCTGCCCCAATACTTCTCTACCAATACCAATAATGTGCGGGTCTCCGCTATGTCGGTAATTAGCAATGTAACTGTCGTGCCTTGCTTTATCTGGCTGCGGCATTAAAACCGATACATTTTTACCAGTAAGCTCTTCGCGATCATATCCGAACAAAGTAAGTGCTGAGGGGTTAATATGTTCAATTATCCCAAATTCGTCGATGGTAATAATTCCATCGATTGCGTTTTCTATAATTGCGTTTAACAATTTCGCTCTTTCCATTTTTCTTGTAAGTAAAAAGTTAAAATTAAAAAGTTAAAAATCTTAACTTTTAGCTGCTCCTTTCACGTTAGCAAGTTAGTTATTTTAGGAATACTTTAATTAAAACAAATGCTAAATATGGGTATTTAACAGTCTATTTTCAGACGAAGACAATTCAGTTAAAATACTTGTATTAGATAATTCGCTAAACAAATCTTTATAATAAGCAATACCTTTCTGTAGCTGGTTTTTGAAACCATCTAAGTGCCTTTTTTTCTTATCATTAATATTTTTGAAATAAAGCTGTACTTCTGTTTGCAAATAATCGATGTACAAATTCAATTCGTTTACAAAAACGTGTGGCCGCTGAACCTTATCTAGCAAATTGATATTTCCGTAGATATGCTTTACCATTTCATCTAAAGAATAAACTTTGTTAAAAAACGCCAAGTTTGGACCCGGACAAATGACCACAGCCTTACTCTCTTTAGGTTTTAACATATTGGTTTTGATATAGGTTGATGTACATAAACCTTCGCATAAACACAGCTTTTCTGTAATACGCCGAAAAGCATCTTGATAAGCTGCTGTGCTTAGCTGCTGCGCATTTAACTGATTTATTTTTAATTTCTGATATTTACTGGAAGCGGTACAAATAGGTTCTTTGGTAAACTCGGTATTGCTGCACAAATATTTCTTAGTACAAGGACTGCCAGGTTTGCCGGCAGCTATGCGGTCTAAACGTTGCTGCTCTGCACTGCTGTATTTAAAATTATTAAACAATACACCCAAAGGAGACGAATTACTGAGGTAGTAATCTTCTTGCTTAGCTACTGTTAGTTGCTGTAGTGTTTGTTCATCTACATTGGTTACCTCTGGCACTAATAAAAACGGACTTCCCCAGCCAGTAGCATCTAAATTGTAATATTTCAATAAAAATTCATTTTCCTGTGCCGTACCTATACCACCCTGTACGGTAACTTTTGCGTGTGGTAATTCACTAACTAAAACTTCTTTTTGAGCTAATGTTTTTTTGTAGAGTTCCTCCAATTCGTTACGCATGGCAATTCGGTTTTGCTTAAAATCTTCTAAAATTGGCCCTAGTAAAAAACCATCTGTGGCAAAAGCATGGCCACCACAGTTTAAACCAGATTCTATTCTAAATTCTGAAACCCAAAGCCCCTTTTTGGCTAGAAACTTAGCCTGTATTAGCGCCGATCTAAAGTCGCTTACTTTTAAAATGATACGCTTATTAAAGGCTCCATCTTGATTAGGGTAAAAACCTTCAAATTTTTCGATATAACTGTATAATCTAGGGTTCATACCGGCAGATAATACCACAGATCCATTTACCTTGCTATTGGCGAAACCCCTCAATGCAGCCAACGCGTCGGTATTTTCATCGCCTAAATATTCGCCATCTTTTGCAAAGTTCAGCTTATCTACCTTTGCCATAATGTTAACGTCTATGCTGCCTTTTTTCATTCTTTGGCGTAACAGGTCTTGGAAAATTCTCTTTCTTTCTCCTTCGGGATACTCCATCATTAGCTCATAACCGTGTTTAATTACAGAGCCTTCGGGTAATAGTTCAAAATACCTACAAATATCGCTCCCAGCTGTAAACCCTTGTTTCTTTAATGCTTCAAACTGCATATCCACCAAATCATGTAGCAAATTAAGATAGGCTGTAATGCGTTTAGTACGGTAATCTATTTCCTTTTTATCAATTGGATGATATGGCAAGTGATTTAACTGTGAATGATATTTCCTCATACGCTCCACTAATTCGTCATCTACAATTGAAACCACAGAGGAGATACCATAACGTGCTACTTTTAAAGGTGTATCTACAGAAAAACCCAAACCTAAAACTGGAATATGAAATTGATGAACCATATATTTTTACGAGAAATGTATTTTTTTTGCCAAAATTATCTGTAAAGCACACTTATTAATGCTGAGTTAGTCAAGTTAAAAAGTGATTTAAGTCATATTTAGTGGTCAGGTATCAGTTCGTTTAAAAGTTCATTTGCTTGTTGGTTCAATTTGTTCATTGAGATTAAATTTTAATGTTGAGGACTAGCTTACCGCATACGCTCAATAAAATCATTTTACCTATTTGCGGTTTGATACTGACCACTGATACCTGACTGCTGACACCTTAAACTACCCCGCAGATTTTCGCTGATATTTTACGCAGATTGAAGATGATTTTTTGGCAATGAACGGAAAATGTGTACTGAAACCTGACTACTGATACCTCAAAATAACCACGCAGATTTTCGCTGATCTTTTACGCAGATTGAAGAATATTTTTTAGCAATGAACGTAAACTGTATACTAAT from Pedobacter sp. SL55 includes these protein-coding regions:
- a CDS encoding PAS domain-containing sensor histidine kinase translates to MERAKLLNAIIENAIDGIITIDEFGIIEHINPSALTLFGYDREELTGKNVSVLMPQPDKARHDSYIANYRHSGDPHIIGIGREVLGQRKDGSTFPFRLGVSEVKFSDRRIFTGFIHDLSRQKEDELKIKSYTEELEYKIKERTQDLIKSINELETAKEHVSALFEKEKELNQLKTNFVSMASHEFRTPLSSIQLSASLIDKYSSKSDVANVEKHTMKIKNAINNLTTILNDFLSLEKLEAGKVEPNAGWFNVIAFAEEIVEELQLISKQNQLIVYEHTGTSAQVFLDHNLLKNCIINLISNAIKYSGENTMIQFNTKLKENELLVEVKDNGIGIPELDKVNLFEPFFRAHNTGDIPGTGLGLNIVKRYVGLMNGTVSCQTELNKGTTFTLHFNFNQQ